In Syngnathus acus chromosome 21, fSynAcu1.2, whole genome shotgun sequence, one genomic interval encodes:
- the LOC119115191 gene encoding trace amine-associated receptor 4-like, with protein MTMQEQGELCFPLLANTSCRRTQRDPSTAALSSILLSAISLITVTLNLLVIISISHFKQLHTPTNLLLLSLATSDFLVGFLLLFQIFLLDGCWFFGDLICIVYYVLNYVITSASIGSMVLISVDRYIAICDSLHYPIKVTLIRVQICLFLCWSVSIIFHCLCFMDSLKQPGRFNTCVGQCVIVVTYAVGMTDLIFSFIGPITAIAVLYMKVFAVAVSQVRAMRSRVGMVTLRDTTIKSSELKAARTLGVVVVVFIVCIMPYFCIAISGQDVLLSVSSSAVIICLVFFNSCMNPLIYAIFYPWFRKAIKLIVTLQILQSDSSQLNIM; from the exons ATGACGATGCAGGAGCAAGGCGAGCTGTGCTTCCCGCTGCTCGCCAACACTTCTTGCAGGAGGACGCAGCGTGATCCCTCGACCGCTGCTCTTTCCTCCATCCTGTTGTCTGCCATCTCTCTGATCACCGTCACTCTGAACCTGCTGGTCATTATTTCCATCTCTCACTTCAA GCAACTGCATACTCCCACAAACCTGTTGCTGCTTTCGCTGGCTACCTCAGATTTCTTGGTGGGCTTCCTCTTGTTGTTTCAGATTTTCCTTCTTGACggttgttggttttttggTGACCTGATATGCATTGTGTATTATGTTCTGAATTACGTGATAACGTCTGCCTCAATAGGAAGCATGGTGCTCATATCAGTTGATCGCTACATAGCAATCTGTGACTCTTTGCATTATCCCATCAAAGTCACTCTAATAAGAGTTCAAATATGTCTTTTTCTGTGTTGGTCTGTTTCGATAATTTTCCACTGTCTCTGTTTTATGGACTCTCTGAAGCAACCTGGCAGGTTCAACACTTGTGTAGGTCAGTGTGTGATTGTGGTCACGTACGCAGTAGGAATGACAGACCTCATTTTCTCCTTCATTGGCCCAATCACTGCCATTGCGGTTCTGTACATGAAAGTGTTTGCGGTGGCTGTGTCTCAGGTGCGCGCAATGCGCTCCCGCGTGGGGATGGTCACATTGCGCGACACAACTATCAAGAGTTCTGAGCTGAAAGCAGCCAGGACGTTGGGCGTGGTTGTGGTGGTGTTTATTGTGTGCATCATGCCATATTTCTGCATCGCCATTTCAGGCCAAGATGTTCTGCTCAGTGTGTCATCTTCAGCCGTTATTATCTGCTTGGTCTTCTTCAACTCCTGCATGAACCCACTGATTTATGCTATTTTCTATCCCTGGTTTAGAAAAGCCATCAAGCTCATTGTGACACTGCAGATTCTGCAGTCTGATTCCAGCCAGTTGAACATAATGTAG